The following are encoded in a window of Halorarum salinum genomic DNA:
- a CDS encoding response regulator transcription factor translates to MTRSVLIVEDEPEVAELYRGYLDGLYDVRVANTGEEALRLADDDADAVLLDRRLPDISGAEVLAELRSRELDCRVAMVTAVEPDVDIVEMGFDLYLVKPATRDDILAAVERLGTRSSYDAKLRRTAALVTKRAVLETERTPAELRSSEEYEELLSRIESLQGDLDDLATAFSPDDYRMLFRDIGSSSSASESV, encoded by the coding sequence GTGACCCGGAGCGTGCTGATCGTCGAGGACGAGCCGGAGGTCGCGGAGCTGTACCGCGGTTATCTGGACGGACTCTACGACGTACGGGTGGCGAACACCGGGGAGGAGGCGCTCCGACTCGCGGACGACGACGCCGACGCCGTGTTGCTCGACCGACGGCTTCCCGACATCTCCGGCGCGGAGGTGCTGGCGGAGCTGCGCTCGCGGGAGCTCGACTGCCGGGTCGCGATGGTGACCGCCGTCGAGCCGGACGTGGACATCGTCGAGATGGGGTTCGACCTCTACCTCGTGAAGCCGGCGACCCGGGACGACATCCTCGCGGCGGTCGAACGGCTCGGCACGCGGTCGAGCTACGACGCGAAGCTCCGCCGGACCGCGGCCCTCGTCACGAAGCGGGCGGTGCTCGAAACCGAGCGGACGCCCGCCGAACTCCGATCGAGCGAGGAGTACGAGGAACTCCTCTCACGCATCGAATCGCTCCAGGGCGACCTCGACGACCTCGCCACGGCGTTCTCCCCGGACGACTACCGGATGCTGTTCCGCGACATCGGCTCGTCGTCCTCGGCCTCCGAATCGGTCTGA
- a CDS encoding GNAT family N-acetyltransferase, translating into MSELHAETYRRIDDVNGNQWNNVVSQSKLGSLYNRHEWMRAIESGYDFEPRHVVVEKKGNPVAIMPNFVRELPVPDSITHALLGGLPFESLTSTYPGYGGPLILSDEREALDLLFEELESSRGPTLVYHRIQSNDLSHVRYGRYLQDRGYQPRFDSCLFFVNLGDGWESIRDDMDKERRKDLRKAEEQDYTVDVAPLADDFDGTYDAYARNTERVGGTVRPRAFIESLADAFGEQILVFTARVDGREVGRYVHLLDEEASVLRHWLSAIPERENYRYRPSELLHARAIRFGIEEGYDEYGFGVADAHFHDGVFRFKRKYGARPVPMFRMEKGYSRVVWPLYRLGRRLVRRRGI; encoded by the coding sequence ATGTCCGAACTCCACGCCGAAACGTACCGACGGATCGACGACGTGAACGGGAACCAGTGGAACAACGTCGTCTCGCAGTCGAAACTGGGGTCGCTGTACAACCGACACGAGTGGATGCGGGCGATCGAATCGGGGTACGACTTCGAGCCGAGACACGTCGTCGTGGAGAAGAAGGGCAACCCCGTGGCGATCATGCCCAACTTCGTCCGGGAGCTCCCGGTCCCGGATTCGATCACGCACGCGCTCCTCGGCGGACTCCCGTTCGAGAGCCTCACGTCGACGTACCCGGGGTACGGGGGGCCGCTGATCCTCTCGGACGAGCGCGAGGCGCTGGACCTGCTGTTCGAGGAACTCGAGTCCTCGCGGGGGCCGACCCTCGTCTACCACCGGATCCAGTCGAACGACCTATCGCACGTCCGGTACGGTCGCTACCTCCAGGACCGCGGGTACCAGCCGCGGTTCGACAGCTGTCTGTTCTTCGTGAACCTGGGGGACGGCTGGGAGTCGATCCGGGACGACATGGACAAGGAGCGTCGCAAGGACCTCAGGAAGGCCGAGGAGCAGGACTACACGGTCGACGTCGCGCCCCTCGCGGACGACTTCGACGGGACGTACGACGCGTACGCGCGCAACACCGAGCGGGTCGGCGGGACCGTGCGGCCCCGGGCGTTCATCGAGTCGCTCGCCGACGCGTTCGGCGAGCAGATCCTGGTGTTCACCGCGCGCGTCGACGGCCGGGAGGTCGGCCGCTACGTCCACCTGCTCGACGAGGAGGCGTCCGTGCTCCGCCACTGGCTCTCGGCGATCCCCGAGCGGGAGAACTACCGATATCGGCCGTCGGAACTCCTCCACGCGCGCGCCATCAGGTTCGGCATCGAGGAGGGGTACGACGAGTACGGGTTCGGGGTGGCCGACGCCCACTTCCACGACGGCGTCTTCCGGTTCAAGCGGAAGTACGGCGCCCGTCCGGTTCCGATGTTCAGGATGGAGAAGGGGTACTCGCGCGTCGTCTGGCCGCTGTACAGGCTCGGCCGGCGGCTGGTCCGGCGGCGGGGGATCTGA
- a CDS encoding NAD(P)H-binding protein, with the protein MRVLVTGATGFVGSRLVPALLAAGHQVTTLVRDADGYDAPEGVRVLEGDLLEPNSFRLVAGPGETPGQPLDRILEALDVDAAYYLVHSMRAGEGFAERDREAARTFRDAAGAAGVDRVVYLGGLGEEGEELSEHLASRREVETVLAEGEYELTTLRTGVIIGDGSASFEMVRQLAERLPLMIAPRWVRTECQPIAVEDVIAYLVGVLDAPETAGDTFEIGGPEVVTYRELLARTRRELGGRLYVLTVPVLTPRLSSRWVTLITDVDPAVVRPLVDGLRNPVVVTDEAIREHVSVPLTPLDEALDRALGRDEDGADGATGDDPAGEEVAGDGSTADGADEPKTERDGGAVDPGDAAP; encoded by the coding sequence ATGCGCGTCCTCGTCACCGGCGCGACCGGCTTCGTCGGGAGCCGCCTCGTGCCGGCACTGCTCGCCGCGGGCCACCAGGTCACGACGCTCGTCCGCGACGCCGACGGCTACGACGCCCCCGAGGGCGTCCGGGTCCTCGAGGGGGACCTGCTCGAACCCAACTCGTTCCGGCTCGTCGCCGGCCCGGGGGAGACGCCCGGCCAACCCCTCGACCGCATCCTCGAGGCGCTCGACGTCGACGCGGCCTACTACCTCGTCCACTCGATGCGCGCGGGGGAGGGCTTCGCCGAGCGCGACCGGGAGGCGGCCAGGACCTTCCGGGACGCGGCGGGAGCGGCCGGCGTCGACCGCGTCGTCTACCTCGGCGGCCTCGGCGAGGAGGGCGAGGAGCTCTCGGAACACCTCGCCTCCCGCCGCGAGGTCGAGACGGTGCTCGCGGAGGGCGAGTACGAGCTCACGACGCTCCGGACCGGCGTCATCATCGGCGACGGGAGCGCCAGCTTCGAGATGGTCCGCCAGCTCGCCGAGCGGCTCCCGCTGATGATCGCCCCGAGGTGGGTCCGGACCGAGTGCCAGCCGATCGCGGTCGAGGACGTCATCGCGTACCTCGTCGGCGTGCTCGACGCACCGGAGACCGCGGGCGACACGTTCGAGATCGGCGGCCCCGAGGTCGTCACCTACCGGGAGCTGCTCGCCCGCACGCGCCGTGAACTCGGCGGCCGGCTGTACGTGCTCACGGTGCCGGTCCTGACCCCGCGGCTCTCCTCGCGCTGGGTCACGCTCATCACGGACGTCGACCCGGCCGTCGTCAGGCCGCTCGTCGACGGCCTGCGGAACCCGGTCGTCGTCACCGACGAGGCAATCCGCGAGCACGTGTCCGTCCCGCTGACGCCGCTCGACGAGGCGCTGGATCGGGCGCTCGGGCGGGATGAGGACGGAGCCGACGGGGCGACCGGCGACGACCCGGCGGGCGAGGAGGTGGCCGGCGACGGGTCGACCGCGGACGGGGCGGACGAACCGAAAACGGAGCGGGACGGTGGGGCGGTCGACCCGGGTGACGCTGCGCCGTGA
- a CDS encoding single-stranded-DNA-specific exonuclease RecJ, which translates to MATADANPAPDGFPVPALRDRAEACAARLRAADRVLLCSHIDADGLTSAAVAASGLERAGIPFETLFSKQLDAEEVASIAATDYDTVLFTDFGSGQLDVIADHESAGEFTPVVADHHQPADASTEYHLNPLLEGIDGASELSGAGAAYVLARALEPVGSDDSATPDNRDLAALAVVGAVGDMQDSEGGLRGANEGIVADGVAAGVLAEETDLALYGRQTRPLPKLLEYASEARIPGISNDEAGAIEFLSGLDVEMKADGDWRRWVDLTGEERRAVVSALIRRAVASGVPAERVDSLVGTTYVLADEEPGTELRDVSEFSTLLNATARYERADVGLAVCLGDRDAALDRARALLRNHRRNLSEGLQWVTNEGVEREEHLQWFDAGTRIRETIVGIVAGMAVGADGVSRGRPIVAFAEKDDEEVKVSARGSGHLVREGLDLSAVMREASRAVGGDGGGHDVAAGATIPRGERAAFLDEADRLVGEQLG; encoded by the coding sequence ATGGCGACCGCAGACGCGAACCCGGCCCCCGACGGCTTCCCGGTCCCCGCGCTCCGCGACCGCGCCGAGGCCTGCGCCGCACGCCTCCGCGCCGCAGACCGGGTGCTGCTCTGCTCCCACATCGACGCCGACGGGCTCACCAGCGCCGCGGTCGCCGCCAGCGGGCTCGAACGCGCGGGCATCCCCTTCGAGACGCTGTTCTCGAAGCAGCTCGACGCCGAGGAGGTGGCGAGCATCGCCGCGACCGACTACGACACCGTCCTGTTCACGGACTTCGGCAGCGGCCAGCTCGACGTCATCGCGGACCACGAGTCCGCGGGCGAGTTCACGCCGGTCGTCGCGGACCACCACCAGCCCGCCGACGCGAGCACCGAGTACCACCTCAACCCGCTGCTGGAGGGGATCGACGGCGCCTCGGAACTCTCCGGCGCGGGCGCCGCCTACGTGCTCGCGCGGGCGCTCGAACCCGTCGGCTCGGACGACTCCGCGACCCCCGACAACCGCGACCTCGCCGCGCTCGCGGTCGTCGGCGCGGTCGGCGACATGCAGGACTCCGAGGGCGGGCTCCGCGGCGCGAACGAGGGGATCGTCGCCGACGGCGTCGCCGCGGGCGTGCTCGCCGAGGAGACGGACCTCGCGCTGTACGGCAGACAGACCCGGCCGCTCCCCAAGTTGCTCGAGTACGCGAGCGAGGCGCGCATCCCCGGCATCTCCAACGACGAGGCCGGCGCGATCGAGTTCCTCTCCGGGCTGGACGTCGAGATGAAGGCCGACGGCGACTGGCGCCGCTGGGTCGACCTGACCGGCGAGGAGCGGCGGGCCGTCGTCTCCGCGCTCATCCGTCGCGCGGTCGCCTCCGGCGTCCCGGCCGAGCGCGTCGACTCGCTCGTCGGCACGACCTACGTGCTCGCGGACGAGGAGCCGGGGACCGAACTCCGCGACGTGAGCGAGTTCTCCACGCTGCTCAACGCGACCGCCCGGTACGAGCGCGCCGACGTCGGCCTCGCGGTCTGTCTCGGCGACCGCGACGCGGCGCTCGACCGCGCGCGGGCGCTCCTGCGGAACCACCGGCGAAACCTCTCGGAGGGGCTCCAGTGGGTCACGAACGAGGGGGTGGAGCGGGAGGAGCACCTCCAGTGGTTCGACGCGGGCACGCGCATCCGGGAGACCATCGTCGGCATCGTCGCCGGAATGGCCGTCGGCGCCGACGGCGTCTCCCGGGGCCGCCCCATCGTCGCCTTCGCCGAGAAGGACGACGAGGAGGTGAAAGTGTCCGCGCGCGGGAGCGGTCACCTCGTCCGCGAGGGGCTGGACCTCTCGGCGGTGATGCGCGAGGCGTCACGGGCGGTCGGCGGCGACGGCGGCGGCCACGACGTCGCGGCCGGCGCGACCATCCCGCGGGGGGAACGGGCGGCGTTCCTCGACGAGGCGGACCGGCTGGTCGGGGAGCAACTGGGATGA
- a CDS encoding DUF6757 family protein → MQCHYCDREAAYAAERDGLRVGLCERHFRDRVEELADSEGLEALREQVDVTQTERE, encoded by the coding sequence ATGCAGTGTCACTACTGCGATCGCGAGGCCGCCTACGCCGCCGAACGGGACGGACTGCGAGTGGGTCTCTGCGAGCGCCACTTCCGCGACCGCGTCGAGGAACTCGCCGACAGCGAGGGGCTCGAGGCGCTCCGCGAGCAGGTGGACGTGACCCAGACGGAGCGGGAGTAG
- a CDS encoding DedA family protein produces the protein MNVPLQSIVGEFPPWLEGLLSSEWAYVVLFGVFVLEGAMLMYFVPSELVVPGSLVLLGHSPDRVLAILGIAVLGATIGQFALFKLAQRGGREWLLRKRWFRVSEDTLDRFDGWFDRWGPIVVPVSNSLLFTRGMLTVPAGLSEMDDRQFVVLSAIGTLCFEAALAGLYVFSVGLLW, from the coding sequence GTGAACGTCCCGCTCCAGAGCATCGTCGGCGAGTTCCCCCCGTGGCTCGAGGGGCTGCTCAGTTCCGAGTGGGCCTACGTCGTCCTGTTCGGCGTCTTCGTCCTGGAGGGGGCGATGCTGATGTACTTCGTCCCGAGCGAACTCGTCGTCCCCGGATCGCTCGTCCTGCTCGGCCACTCGCCCGACCGGGTCCTCGCGATCCTCGGCATCGCCGTGCTCGGCGCGACCATCGGCCAGTTCGCGCTGTTCAAACTCGCCCAGCGGGGCGGGCGCGAGTGGCTGCTCCGGAAGCGCTGGTTCCGCGTGAGCGAGGACACCCTCGACCGCTTCGACGGCTGGTTCGACCGCTGGGGGCCGATCGTCGTCCCCGTCTCGAACTCGCTGCTCTTCACCCGGGGGATGTTGACCGTCCCCGCGGGCCTCTCGGAGATGGACGACCGGCAGTTCGTCGTGCTCTCGGCGATCGGGACGCTCTGTTTCGAGGCCGCGCTGGCGGGGCTGTACGTGTTCAGCGTCGGCCTGCTCTGGTAG
- the hemB gene encoding porphobilinogen synthase, with product MDLTDRPRRLRTDGVRPLVSETDLDASDLVAPVFVDATTDERVPIESMPGHERVPVDQAAARVAEVRETGVEAVIVFGIPESKDDVGTRAYAEDGVVQRAVRDVAAETDAYVITDVCLCEYTDHGHCGVVEEDAAEDPTLTVKNDETLDLLRKTAVSHVEAGADMVAPSSMTDGMVGAIREGLDDSGLAEAPIMSYAAKYESAFYGPFRDAADGAPAFGDRRHYQMDPANAREALREARLDAEQGADVLMVKPALPYLDVVSSLRREFDRPIAAYNVSGEYAMLHAAADRGWLDLEEVAYESLLSVKRAGAELIVTYFAEDLADRL from the coding sequence ATGGACCTCACGGACCGGCCGCGCCGCCTCCGGACCGACGGCGTCAGGCCCCTCGTCTCCGAGACCGACCTCGACGCCTCGGACCTCGTCGCGCCGGTGTTCGTCGACGCGACGACCGACGAGCGCGTCCCCATCGAGTCGATGCCGGGCCACGAGCGCGTGCCCGTGGACCAGGCCGCCGCCCGCGTGGCCGAGGTGCGCGAGACGGGCGTCGAGGCCGTCATCGTCTTCGGCATCCCGGAGTCGAAGGACGACGTCGGCACGCGCGCGTACGCCGAGGACGGCGTCGTCCAGCGGGCGGTCCGCGACGTCGCCGCGGAGACGGACGCCTACGTCATCACCGACGTCTGCCTCTGCGAGTACACCGATCACGGCCACTGCGGCGTCGTCGAGGAGGACGCCGCCGAGGACCCCACCCTGACCGTGAAGAACGACGAGACGCTCGACCTGCTCCGGAAGACTGCCGTCTCCCACGTCGAGGCCGGCGCGGACATGGTCGCGCCCTCGTCGATGACCGACGGGATGGTCGGCGCCATCCGGGAGGGACTCGACGACTCCGGCCTCGCCGAGGCGCCGATCATGAGCTACGCCGCGAAGTACGAGTCGGCGTTCTACGGCCCGTTCCGGGACGCCGCGGACGGCGCGCCGGCGTTCGGCGACCGCCGGCACTACCAGATGGACCCCGCGAACGCCCGCGAGGCGCTCCGGGAGGCCAGGCTGGACGCCGAGCAGGGCGCGGACGTGCTGATGGTGAAGCCCGCGCTGCCGTACCTCGACGTGGTTTCCTCGCTCCGCCGGGAGTTCGACCGCCCGATCGCGGCGTACAACGTGAGCGGGGAGTACGCCATGTTGCACGCCGCGGCCGACCGGGGCTGGTTGGACCTCGAGGAGGTGGCGTACGAGTCGCTGTTGAGCGTCAAGCGTGCCGGCGCGGAGCTGATCGTGACGTACTTCGCCGAGGACCTGGCCGATCGGTTGTAG
- a CDS encoding GNAT family N-acetyltransferase, which translates to MPGSAFKSGERVSLRPVEPEDDEFLRRHRNDPRLRKPLGEVGPHAAADVAEYREEVVRGDDGVTLLIRVDGDPVGLTFLFREDERRGVAELGYWLAPDAWGNGYATEAADLLCAHAFDERALHRLTARVYEGNDASARVLEGLGFVEEGRLREDGVWGGERRDTLRYGLLAREWRVGQGDAGTE; encoded by the coding sequence ATGCCAGGTTCCGCCTTCAAGTCGGGCGAGCGCGTCTCGCTCCGACCCGTCGAACCCGAGGACGACGAGTTCCTCCGGCGACACCGAAACGACCCGCGGCTCCGGAAGCCGCTCGGCGAGGTCGGTCCCCACGCGGCCGCGGACGTGGCGGAGTACCGCGAGGAAGTGGTCCGGGGCGACGACGGGGTCACCCTCCTGATCCGCGTCGACGGCGACCCCGTCGGCCTGACGTTCCTCTTCCGCGAGGACGAGCGCCGCGGCGTCGCGGAACTCGGCTACTGGCTCGCACCCGACGCCTGGGGGAACGGCTACGCGACCGAGGCGGCCGACCTGCTGTGTGCACACGCCTTCGACGAGCGCGCGCTCCACCGGCTCACCGCACGGGTGTACGAGGGGAACGACGCGTCCGCGCGCGTGCTGGAGGGACTCGGGTTCGTCGAGGAGGGCCGTCTCAGGGAGGACGGCGTCTGGGGCGGCGAGCGTCGAGACACGCTGCGCTACGGGCTGCTCGCGCGCGAGTGGCGGGTGGGGCAGGGGGACGCGGGGACCGAGTGA
- a CDS encoding PHP domain-containing protein: MVVADLHAHTTVSDGTLTLSTLPAAARAAGVEVVAVTDHDRFHPGLDDPVAELDGVTVVRGIELRVDAGFERVDLLGYGLTETAALRAECERLQRDRAERGRRIVERVEAETGVDLGLEPRPGLGRPHIARAVAESDAGYDYEGAFEHLIGDGGPCFVAREVTSFDRGVDLLSEACSVVGLAHPFRYADPDAALDLCSELDAVERFYPYGNRGTDDPERVEAAAAEHDLLLTGGSDAHGEELGVAGLDRPAWERVRSRLPGA; the protein is encoded by the coding sequence ATGGTCGTCGCGGACCTCCACGCACACACGACGGTTTCGGACGGGACGCTGACGCTCTCGACGCTCCCCGCGGCCGCGCGGGCGGCGGGCGTCGAGGTCGTCGCGGTCACCGACCACGACCGGTTCCACCCGGGGCTGGACGACCCGGTCGCGGAACTGGACGGGGTCACCGTGGTCCGCGGCATCGAACTCCGGGTCGACGCCGGCTTCGAGCGGGTCGACCTGCTCGGCTACGGCCTGACCGAGACGGCGGCGCTCCGCGCGGAGTGTGAACGCCTCCAGCGCGACCGGGCCGAGCGCGGCCGCAGGATCGTCGAGCGCGTCGAGGCGGAGACGGGCGTCGACCTGGGCCTCGAACCGCGTCCGGGGCTGGGGCGACCCCACATCGCACGCGCCGTCGCGGAGAGCGACGCGGGCTACGACTACGAGGGCGCCTTCGAGCACCTCATCGGGGACGGCGGCCCCTGCTTCGTCGCGCGGGAGGTCACGTCGTTCGACCGGGGCGTCGACCTGCTCTCGGAGGCGTGTTCGGTCGTGGGGCTGGCCCACCCGTTCCGGTACGCCGATCCGGACGCGGCGCTCGACCTCTGTTCGGAACTGGACGCGGTCGAGCGCTTCTACCCCTACGGGAACCGGGGGACCGACGACCCCGAACGCGTCGAGGCCGCCGCAGCCGAGCACGACCTGCTGCTCACGGGCGGGAGCGACGCCCACGGCGAGGAACTCGGCGTCGCCGGCCTCGACCGGCCGGCGTGGGAGCGGGTCCGAAGCCGGCTGCCGGGGGCCTGA
- a CDS encoding DUF5784 family protein, which produces MARPLRFRYAPGSWSRSRVESDVYRPLDSNLGATMRDPWFKPPGGYEAVRLDMDDGSLALLCWTDDDEGPAGVGGGGPGAYWLGNTETPSSLWRTEKYAFEAAPYPVRRWAERELLAGLHDEEPWLADYPHVSWFFLTVFCSKDGAGTTRRFFRDHAAGFPDATREEALAFYEEFLHTGVLDPYREEMASKLGTSEYFDETRMTATMGEFDVARLLTLAGYEIVPEIEVTTDHVIDYRAERPDGTSTLVEVTRPVAPNRRSTSNPAAAVRDTVETKTSGQLEEHGGGVTLFVDCSSFPDDDWATVRGERPDVGHRPAVVFRSRPDGRTEAYVKGSVPLELDEAVEWV; this is translated from the coding sequence GTGGCACGCCCCCTCCGGTTCAGGTACGCCCCCGGCTCCTGGTCGCGCTCGCGCGTCGAGTCGGACGTGTACCGGCCGCTCGACTCCAACCTGGGGGCGACGATGCGCGATCCGTGGTTCAAACCGCCCGGCGGCTACGAGGCGGTCCGGCTCGACATGGACGACGGGAGCCTCGCGCTGCTCTGCTGGACCGACGACGACGAGGGGCCGGCGGGCGTCGGCGGGGGCGGGCCGGGTGCCTACTGGCTCGGCAACACGGAGACGCCCTCGAGCCTGTGGCGCACCGAGAAGTACGCCTTCGAGGCGGCCCCGTACCCGGTCCGGCGCTGGGCCGAGCGGGAACTGCTCGCCGGCCTCCACGACGAGGAGCCGTGGCTGGCCGACTACCCGCACGTCTCGTGGTTCTTCCTCACCGTGTTCTGCTCCAAGGACGGCGCCGGGACGACCCGGCGGTTCTTCCGGGACCACGCCGCGGGCTTCCCGGACGCGACCCGGGAGGAGGCGCTCGCCTTCTACGAGGAGTTCCTGCACACGGGCGTGCTCGACCCGTACCGCGAGGAGATGGCGAGCAAGCTCGGCACCTCGGAGTACTTCGACGAGACGCGGATGACCGCGACGATGGGCGAGTTCGACGTGGCCCGCCTGCTGACGCTGGCGGGCTACGAGATCGTCCCCGAGATCGAGGTGACGACCGACCACGTCATCGACTACCGGGCCGAACGGCCGGACGGCACCTCGACGCTCGTGGAGGTGACCCGGCCGGTCGCGCCGAACCGCCGGAGCACGAGCAACCCCGCGGCCGCGGTCCGCGACACCGTGGAGACGAAGACCTCGGGCCAGCTGGAGGAGCACGGCGGCGGCGTCACGCTGTTCGTCGACTGCTCGTCGTTCCCGGACGACGACTGGGCGACGGTCCGGGGCGAACGCCCCGACGTCGGCCACCGGCCGGCGGTCGTGTTCCGGAGCCGCCCCGACGGCCGGACGGAGGCCTACGTCAAGGGGAGCGTCCCGCTGGAGCTCGACGAGGCGGTCGAGTGGGTGTAG
- a CDS encoding DUF5789 family protein, with product MRLNGTGELLNGHEYPATSGELIDAYGDVRIELQDGSESLGAVLARMGAETFSSPTEAYEALQSGVGHEAVGRRYYSDRDAPTVGEDGPDPVSF from the coding sequence ATGCGCCTGAACGGCACCGGAGAACTCCTGAACGGCCACGAGTACCCCGCGACGAGCGGCGAACTCATCGACGCGTACGGCGACGTCCGGATCGAACTCCAGGACGGTTCGGAGTCGCTCGGCGCGGTGCTCGCCCGGATGGGAGCGGAGACGTTCTCCTCCCCGACCGAGGCGTACGAGGCGCTCCAGTCCGGGGTCGGCCACGAGGCGGTCGGCCGCCGGTACTACAGCGACCGCGACGCGCCGACCGTCGGCGAGGACGGCCCGGATCCGGTCTCGTTCTAG
- a CDS encoding DUF7530 family protein encodes MSRGSDPTDPVFAEAWTYESIVSALPGTKFSMGTAVALQVAIFEGGLLVLAAAYDLWNAVPAGTAAVVVAAAGSYLMTSIAASNRTVVMPDRYYRLLFGSSIEVVLAVLAFSALVTHLFVFDPLHAGTELPAARLLPFAVDPAPTPLVTTLFGTEPPVPAVFFALLVLWDLCYRIGTSWWAAVVSIYRELRLGPTGESAVTFRRIEWFNVAFAVVQLALVPVVLDRPVLLLVVSGHVLAVTTASVTAIALSIRRER; translated from the coding sequence GTGAGCCGCGGTTCGGACCCGACCGACCCCGTGTTCGCGGAGGCCTGGACCTACGAGAGCATCGTGAGCGCGCTGCCGGGAACGAAGTTCTCGATGGGGACGGCGGTCGCCCTCCAGGTCGCCATCTTCGAGGGAGGGCTCCTCGTCCTCGCGGCGGCCTACGACCTGTGGAACGCGGTGCCGGCGGGCACGGCGGCCGTCGTCGTCGCCGCGGCCGGGAGCTACCTCATGACGAGCATCGCGGCCTCGAACCGGACGGTCGTCATGCCGGACCGCTACTACCGCCTGCTGTTCGGCTCCAGCATCGAGGTCGTGCTCGCCGTGCTCGCCTTCTCCGCGCTCGTCACCCACCTGTTCGTGTTCGATCCGCTCCACGCGGGGACGGAACTGCCCGCCGCCCGGTTGCTCCCGTTCGCGGTCGACCCGGCGCCGACGCCGCTGGTGACGACGCTGTTCGGGACCGAGCCGCCCGTCCCGGCCGTGTTCTTCGCGCTGCTGGTGCTGTGGGACCTCTGTTACCGCATCGGCACGTCGTGGTGGGCCGCGGTCGTCTCGATCTACCGGGAGCTGCGGCTCGGGCCGACCGGCGAGTCCGCCGTCACCTTCCGTCGGATCGAGTGGTTCAACGTCGCCTTCGCGGTCGTACAGCTCGCGCTGGTGCCGGTCGTGCTCGACCGGCCGGTTCTGCTGCTCGTCGTGTCCGGACACGTCCTCGCAGTAACGACGGCGTCGGTGACCGCGATCGCGCTCTCGATCCGTCGGGAGCGCTGA
- a CDS encoding RAD55 family ATPase codes for MVETVKTGVEGLDSVLNGGLVENATVLVSGNPGTGKSLFGIQYLYNGVREFDEHGIYISFEENAEDIRQAAESIGFDEWGDLVERGDIKVYDKSTMLREGDFSSAIDTLLEDFANASYDRLVLDSLTMFSLFFEDEKEKRTYLLKFSDILKQNGLTSLLINEQGAVFPETEIGLENFLTDGNVYFIQTPTDSGVNRYVWVAKMRKQDIDTDIFPMEIADGGIKVYERAGGFSMMGREGPEAGF; via the coding sequence ATGGTCGAGACGGTCAAGACGGGTGTCGAGGGGCTCGACTCCGTTCTCAACGGCGGACTGGTGGAGAACGCGACGGTACTCGTGAGCGGGAACCCGGGGACGGGGAAGTCGCTGTTCGGGATCCAGTACCTCTATAACGGGGTTCGCGAGTTCGACGAGCACGGCATCTACATCTCCTTCGAGGAGAACGCCGAGGACATCCGCCAAGCGGCGGAGTCCATCGGCTTCGACGAGTGGGGTGACCTGGTCGAGCGCGGCGACATCAAGGTGTACGACAAGAGCACCATGCTCCGGGAGGGCGATTTCAGCTCCGCCATCGACACGCTGCTGGAGGACTTCGCGAACGCGAGCTACGATCGGCTCGTGCTCGACTCGCTCACGATGTTCTCGCTGTTCTTCGAGGACGAGAAGGAGAAGCGGACCTACCTCCTCAAGTTCTCCGACATCCTCAAGCAGAACGGGCTCACCTCGCTGCTCATCAACGAGCAGGGCGCGGTGTTCCCGGAGACGGAGATCGGCCTGGAGAACTTCCTCACCGACGGCAACGTCTACTTCATCCAGACGCCGACCGACTCGGGCGTGAACCGCTACGTCTGGGTCGCGAAGATGCGGAAACAGGACATCGACACGGACATCTTCCCGATGGAGATCGCCGACGGCGGCATCAAGGTGTACGAACGCGCCGGCGGCTTCTCGATGATGGGCCGTGAGGGCCCCGAGGCCGGCTTCTAG
- a CDS encoding DUF5786 family protein: MSMGAYDEDEHERREQKAQVDTEFAEERSEYRGELSYDSGESAEALLDQFQKMKGE; encoded by the coding sequence ATGTCGATGGGTGCCTACGACGAGGACGAACACGAACGGCGCGAGCAGAAAGCGCAAGTGGACACCGAGTTCGCGGAGGAACGCAGCGAGTATCGCGGCGAACTCTCCTACGACTCCGGCGAGTCCGCGGAGGCGCTTCTCGACCAGTTCCAGAAGATGAAGGGCGAGTGA